In Helianthus annuus cultivar XRQ/B chromosome 9, HanXRQr2.0-SUNRISE, whole genome shotgun sequence, the following are encoded in one genomic region:
- the LOC110879491 gene encoding octanoyltransferase LIP2p, chloroplastic, protein MIVPLNFSLSSSIPPWTIHTSRSAGTNTSLRPTASLITISDSNSSPQQSSIRKCECYDMYKQVVPFAEAWAWQKSILEDRKTLIDDNQDGSDTLIMLQHQSVYTLGTASTEKNLNFDVKDPPFPLYHTERGGEVTYHGPGQLVMYPIMNLRFHEMDLHWYLRALEEVVIRVLSSVFDLKASRVTGLTGVWVGDNKLAAIGIRVSRWLTYHGLALNVSTDLSPFSRIVPCGIKDRGVGSIKGLLSDSCSMSDGELIDIAHESLLKEFCEVFQVELSHQPVSSLLRLPKRKQ, encoded by the exons ATGATAGTACCACTGAATTTCTCTCTCAGTTCTTCGATTCCACCATGGACGATCCACACCTCTCGTTCGGCTGGAACAAACACATCCCTACGACCAACAGCTTCATTAATCACAATCTCAGACTCCAATTCATCACCCCAACAAAGCAGCATAAGAAA ATGCGAATGTTATGACATGTATAAACAGGTGGTCCCGTTCGCTGAGGCATGGGCATGGCAAAAATCAATTCTTGAAGACCGAAAAACGTTGATAGATGACAATCAAGATGGTTCAGATACATTGATCATGCTCCAGCATCAGTCTGTGTACACATTGGGCACTGCTAGTACCGAAAAAAACTTGAATTTCGATGTCAAAGATCCACCTTTCCCGTTGTATCATACCGAACGAGGCGGTGAAGTCACCTACCATGGGCCAGGGCAG CTAGTGATGTACCCGATTATGAATCTTCGGTTCCACGAGATGGATCTTCATTGGTACCTTAGAGCACTTGAGGAGGTAGTTATTCGGGTTCTTTCTTCGGTTTTCGATTTAAAAGCTTCTCGAGTCACGGGTTTGACTGGAGTTTGGGTTG GGGACAATAAACTAGCAGCAATTGGAATACGAGTTTCGCGATGGCTGACGTATCATGGATTGGCGTTAAACGTGTCCACTGATCTTTCGCCTTTCAGTCGAATAGTTCCTTGCGGGATTAAAGATCGAGGAGTTGGGAGCATCAAGGGGTTGCTTAGTGATTCTTGCTCAATGTCTGATGGTGAACTCATTGATATTGCTCATGAATCATTGTTAAAAGAGTTCTGTGAAGTTTTCCAGGTTGAATTGTCTCATCAGCCTGTGTCAAGTTTGCTTAGGCTTCCAAAGAGAAAACAATGA